actaaaccagtCCAGACTCAACACATTCACAATCTGctaaaccaatccacactcaacacatccacaatctactaaaccaatccacactcaacacatccacaatctactaaatcaatccacactcaacacattcacaaatctactaaaccaatccacactcaacacatcaaTCTGCTAatcaatccacactcaacacatccacaatctgctGAATCAATCCACacgcaacacatccacaatctactaaaccagtccagactcaacacatccacaatctactaaaccaatccacactcagcacatccacaatctactaaaccagtccagactcaacacatccacaatctactaaaccaatccacactcaacacatccacaatctactaaaccaatccacactcaacacatccacaatctgctAAACCAGTCCAgactcaacacatccacaatctactaaaccagtccagactcaacacatccacaatctactaaaccaatccacacgcaacacatccacaatctactaaaccagtccagactcaacacatccacaatctactaaaccagtccacactcaacacatccacaatctactaaaccagtccacactcaacacatccacaatctactaaaccaatccacactcaacacatccacaatctgctAAATCAATCCACATTCAACACATTCAATCTGTATggaaagagggggagggggagtctGGCTGATAAATCATGTGGTTATGCTGTTCTactctgtaataaaaataataatcacattgtACCAAAACAATCCTGTAAAGAAAAACATCAGGCAATAAAACTACCAGCATTCAATCACAGCTGAAACTCTTTAGTTACCTGCCTACTGTTTTGAGGatcattcggcccatcagtggtGTCTGGTTCggagtagctgattgatctcaaaactttgtcaagttgggtcttaaaggatctcagTGATTCTGCCTCACCAACaagactaggtaacccattccatcccctcagcactctctgtgtgaagaagtgtctttccctctgtcctgagtctattTCAACACCATCGCTGACATTAGATATGCAAATTAGGCTGATCATGTGACGGGACATCCCTGCAGCACTAGAAAGCTGCTGTAGTTTATTTAAGCAACATtgtggatcaagtccacccaacaatgctcAACCCTGATGGCCACTTCCAAGACAACAATGCACCGTCCACCGCGCCAGAACTGTGGTTTGAGGAGCAGGGCGGAGAAGTTTAGTGAAAATCAAGGTAGTTATCGTGTGACAGACTGTCAGTGCAGAAGGGTCCCTATATTTGAACGAGGAACCTGACCAGTAAAATGAGAGCTCTCATTACAGCCACTGAAAAGGATTAAGAGTCTTCCTTAGTTTTAGAGTTTGAAAATGGTTTGAGATTAGCTGTCTGAATTGCTGAGCATGCGGAATAACTCAACACTGCCCCTAGACAATAACTCAACACTGCCCCTAGATAATAACTCAACACTGCCCCTAGATAATAACTCAACACTGCCCCTAGATAATAATTCAACACTGCCCCTAGATAATAACTCAACACTGCCCCTAGATAATAACTCAACACTGTCCCTAGATAATAACTCAACACTGTCCCTAGATAATAACTCAACACTGCCCCTAGATAATAACTCAACACTGTCCCTAGATAATAACTCAACACTGTCCCTAGACAATAACTCAACACTGTCCCTAGACAATAACTCAACACTGCCCCTAGATAATAACTCAACACTGCCCCCTAGATAATAACTCAACACTGTCCCTAGATAATAACTCAACACTGTCCCTAGATAATAATTCAACACTGCCCCCTAGATAATAACTCAACACTGCCCCTAGATAATAACTCAACACTGTCCCTAGATAATAACTCAACACTGTCCCTAGATAATAACTCAACACTGCCCCTAGATAATAACTCAACACTGTCCCTAGATAATAACTCAACACTGCCCCTAGACAATAACTCAACACTGCCCCTAGATAAGCGAGACAGCTTTAATGCAGCTACTGATCTTGGTCGCTGATGCAGTCTTTTCTAGACCAGCGCTGTTGAGTTTCTAATATATAatcaaagagaaggagatgtgatgccttttattggactaaccgAACAACAATTAATCACAAGGTCTCTTCAGATGAGAGTAGGAAAGAGAGactgatgtttacattcaaaggtggcatcagaactttaacaaaaagatCGCATTTTGAATCACTGCAATTCTAATGCAAGGAAAAAAActgtgttgaaaaataaaaataaaacaggatgaGTGGccacataataaacaaaaagtcaAGGACACCGAGGATAGCTTATCTTCCAACTGAAGCTTCTTTAATCCCGCTGCAACATTCAAAATGAGACAAAAAACAAGGAAAGACAAAATCAATAATTTACAAttttaagaactttttttttttttagataggtAGAAAATATCAGATATCAGAACATGTTAGAAAATAAGCGAATGGATATCTCTCATTGTTTAGTACAGGAAGTTATTAATCAATGTACACGTATGTAAAGCCAGTAATAACCGCTCATTTTCCCTTCTTGTTTTCCAATGCTTGATTAGGTTTCCAGGTTTCATTTTCACTTCGAGGAGGAGGCTACACTATTTTTTACAGCtgttaggtaaaaaaaaataaaaaaaactgggcAAAATTTAGATagaaaaaaactgatttaaaaccAGGCTTTAATTGCGTACTTCCACACAGAATCCGGGGAAAGGCATCCTGTTTGATCAAATAAACTTTATAAAACAATCAGGCGCTTTACATTgtaatatattacagtatacctgTTTTTACAAGAAGGATCTTTGTTTAAGACAGTATCCTTGATGTATAAACGCTACATAACGTGAATGAATAGATGTGTCAGAGTTATTAACTGCAGGGTTTTGCAGGTGTGATGGGGTTTCACTCTATAACCAGAACCCCTAACAAGAGGCCTGTTGGAAGTACTTGGGTTTCCATTAGCATtgctttaaatcattttttacccAATTTGAAGTATCCGATTGGGATATCGCTTCAACGCTGTAGGACTGAGAGCAGCAAGCTGCATCACACTGTGAGGCCGGTCTCTCCAGACAGCGGACGCTCCACTGCTCCTGAACCCTGGAGGAGAGGGCCCAGCTGGGGAGGCGCCGCTGGACTCGTGGGGAGGAGTTAAACTATTGTTTATTAGAATGACTTATTCACCCTTTAAAAAAATCCTATATTAAATGTATACAAAATGATTGCCAGTTTTAGAGATGTGTAGAAAACTACAGAACTCTATAGAAAGGGAGGTGATCCACAGATACAGCTACAGATAGCCTGATGCCCAATGGACAACCCCAAGACTGGCAGCTTGGCTCCAGTGTGATTGACAGAATGCTGCACTCAGAAACGCTGTTCATTGGTGACTGGGGCCCCAGTGACAGGAAGTGATGTGACAGGAAGTGATGTCAcagcgtaaaggaatatcccctagaaagtgtcctgagggcatcagatgattcgagggaatttgccaagcactcccacctttcagCCTTCCAGAGCTtggcaactctacgaaatcaaccCATCCTGACCCTAACccgaccccaaccctaaccttaacccctgccctaaaacccaacctcaaacccaatacctacccctaaacctaaccattaagaatcatctgatgctctcaggacactttctaggggatattcctgtGTGCTGCCCCCAGTGACAGGAAGAGATGCCAAAGTGCTCTGGGGCCCCAGTGACAGGAAATGATGTCACAGTGCCCTGGATTCCTCCTCCCCGCagtcaaagagaaaataaaaagtctgGAAACACACAGCGCAACAGCAGAGTAGCTTgtttatatcaatcaatcaatcaatattttttctatagcgccccatatagATAATAAAATGTCtcaaggtgcttcacaaaataaAATGCTAGAGGGAACACTTTGTAAAGCCTTGATTATTATCCGTTTAAGTTTCTACTCTTTTGTATCAGAAATAGATTATAATATTACAATACCATAGATTATAATATTACAATATCATAGAGCCGAGTATTGAAACACAGTCCACAACCAAAAACAAGAACTGTATCCAAAAGCTGTCTGAATCTCTTCAGAGCTGGGAGACTCTTCATCCTGGGTATCAGGCTCCAAAGCTGCTTTTACTAGTTCTATAAAGAAATATAagtctctttcttttctttttactgccTGCAACAAAGTCACGTCAAACTGCAGGCAGCATCCCACAAGTACTTGGAGATACTGGGAGAAACAGTGGAGATTCAGAAGTGCTCCGTCTTGCAGGAGCACAGTTTAGGGTAACATGAACACATGTGCTGCGTTGGTCAGCCCTGGGGTACCACGGCACGGACTGTGCTTGTGCAATTCAACTGCATTCTGAAAACGAGGGGAGCtctctattcagggataccaagatatgtaATGAGCCAGCCAGGGGTGCGAGTGCGCTGTACCCTGATGGTGAGGGCTACTGATTGAGCACCCTCCACTGTGCTGGGATTGTTAGGGTTTGAGAAGCATGAGAGAGGATGTCGTCCTGCAGTAACAAATGCTCGCTTTTAtccatctgtcccaatacttgtttaAGGCATCTGTTGCAATATgcttcatataaaaaaaatcatttatatacatgtataaaaaagtgccAGTTATTTATTAGGCAAAAATATACATGGGCcatattaattttacatacatgcAACAAAATATGAATCTGATGTTCACTTTAGTTTGATTGCTACCAAATGCTTTTGTGTGTCTAAGATCTGGGACCACGACGTTCATCTCTGAACTTTTATTCACTGTACAGTTCCATAGAAGAAGAGGGAAAAAAAATGCCTCCAGCATTTTATAGAAAACcagcaaaaccaaaaacaaaaccaaaaaaaaaaacagaactagtCTTGTGGTGCCCCTGCTGCAGCCCTTGCTGTCGGTGTGGTGCGGGGTACTGGATTCAGGCTCTGTCAGACTCAGCTGAGTATCTCCGCTCTGGATTCATGCAGCTGGGACCCATTGATCCTGCTCACTTGGTGCTTATCCATAATCTGAAGAACATCGTCCAGGATGGAGGGACCCAGATCCAGGTGCAGGGACAGCAGGGAGCCTGCGTGGGACAGGAACGGTTCCTCCAGAGGGGTGTCCTCAGGGGTGAGTCCGATTCGGGGCTCTGCTAGTCTCTGCTCCGGGCTGCGGGGCTCTCCAATTGGAGAAGGGCTCTCGTCTGGGGAAGGGGTTGGGAACTGTGGCAGCAGAGGGACGGGGAAGGTGGTGGGAGGTGGAGGCTGGGTGGCTTCCAGGTGGAGTCGAGGTGGTTTGGGAGGGGGGACCTGCTGGGCTGCAGGCAGGGAGAGGGCCTGGACGCCCCCTATCACAGGCAGGGAGAGGGCGTTCTTCAGGAGCGGGGAGGAGTTCTCACGCTGGGGCGGGTGTGCACAGACGCTGGCGGTGCGGGTGAATTCAAAGGGCGTTCCGTACTGGTTGCAGCGCTGGGACAGACTGTGGCCCTGCTTCCCAGGGAGCAGGTGA
The sequence above is a segment of the Acipenser ruthenus chromosome 51, fAciRut3.2 maternal haplotype, whole genome shotgun sequence genome. Coding sequences within it:
- the LOC117398662 gene encoding cdc42 effector protein 2 translates to MSTKAPIYLKRGSRRGKKEKLRDILSSDMISPPLGDFRHTIHIGSSGGESDLFGDLSFLQGKFHLLPGKQGHSLSQRCNQYGTPFEFTRTASVCAHPPQRENSSPLLKNALSLPVIGGVQALSLPAAQQVPPPKPPRLHLEATQPPPPTTFPVPLLPQFPTPSPDESPSPIGEPRSPEQRLAEPRIGLTPEDTPLEEPFLSHAGSLLSLHLDLGPSILDDVLQIMDKHQVSRINGSQLHESRAEILS